The following are encoded together in the Chiloscyllium punctatum isolate Juve2018m chromosome 41, sChiPun1.3, whole genome shotgun sequence genome:
- the rnf152 gene encoding E3 ubiquitin-protein ligase rnf152, which translates to METVSQDSQMECQICFNYYSPHRRPKQLDCKHTCCSVCLQQMRSSQKELMCPWCRSVTKLSPSLSVSQLPDDPEIITVISIPHTSERTPVFIRLPTSGCYMVPLTVTKENALLPGEGSCRLLPGNQRKAVTAVLIPGDQQQQQVPRQHQVPHGPREDQEEEEGQDGVKTSTCSGVCTVLLVACVLLFLLGIVLHNMSCISKRFTAISCG; encoded by the coding sequence ATGGAGACAGTTTCCCAAGATTCACAAATGGAATGTCAGATTTGTTTTAATTACTACAGCCCACATCGCCGCCCGAAGCAGTTGGACTGCAAGCACACTTGTTGCTCTGTCTGCCTTCAGCAGATGAGGAGCAGTCAGAAGGAGCTGATGTGTCCCTGGTGTCGAAGTGTCACCAAACTCTCTcccagtctgtctgtgtctcagcTGCCTGACGACCCAGAAATCATCACTGTGATCAGCATCCCTCACACGTCAGAGCGCACCCCGGTCTTTATTAGACTCCCGACCAGCGGCTGCTACATGGTCCCGCTGACTGTCACAAAGGAGAATGCCCTGTTGCCAGGGGAAGGCAGTTGCCGACTGTTGCCGGGGAATCAGCGGAAGGCTGTAACCGCCGTGCTCATCCCCGgggatcagcagcagcagcaggtgCCCCGACAACACCAGGTGCCACATGGACCCAGGGAGgaccaggaagaggaggagggcCAGGATGGTGTGAAAACGTCCACTTGCTCAGGCGTTTGCACTGTTCTCCTCGTGGCGTGTGTCCTCCTTTTCCTACTTGGCATCGTCCTTCACAACATGTCGTGCATATCAAAGCGATTCACCGCCATCTCCTGTGGCTGA